Genomic window (Thermoplasmatales archaeon):
ATATAACTGAAACAAGTGTAACGATAAGGGGAAGTAGGAGAAGAACAACTCTCCCAAAATACATAGTTGAAAAAATTGAATTAAAAGATGGAGATAAAATAAGATGGATACTATTCAAAGATGGCTCAATTTATGTTATGAAAGTAGATTACA
Coding sequences:
- a CDS encoding AbrB/MazE/SpoVT family DNA-binding domain-containing protein, producing the protein MKIDMKDVEYITETSVTIRGSRRRTTLPKYIVEKIELKDGDKIRWILFKDGSIYVMKVDYSISESEAMNRCW